Proteins from a single region of Mucilaginibacter daejeonensis:
- a CDS encoding sodium:solute symporter, with translation MRMKGLPALDLAVIAVYLLAMLLVGFYFSRKNKNADQFTKASGSIPGWALGISIYATFLSSNTFLGVPGKAFGTNWNAFVFSISMPFAAWFAAKYFVPFYRRTGEVSAYTHLEHRFGAWARTYAVVCFLLTQLARMGSIFFGIALSLQALTGFSMKLIILTMGICIIIYTVLGGIEAVIWTEVVQGIIKTFGALLILYIIITNMPGGVSRVIDIGQQDHKFGLGSMMPDLTTSSFWVVLLYGFFINLNNFGMDQNYVQRYHTAASGKQAVNSIWLCVILYVPVSLLFCIIGSALYAYYHVHPELTETIRQQVATERLPGVSAAEIAKMAATLKPEDYGDKIMPNFMVTKIPAGLVGLIVSAILSAAMSTISSGMNASATVFSVDIYKRYFKPDLNEKKTLALLHMATIVVGVAGVAAGIAMIGVKSVLDVWWQLSGIFAGGMLGLFLLGIISKRTRNHEAIIAIVIGILVILWMTLSPLLPERYGMLRNQLHQNMVIVVGTLTIFLVGVLITRFKRSGVATTVTNS, from the coding sequence ATGCGGATGAAGGGCTTACCTGCACTTGACCTTGCTGTTATTGCTGTATACCTACTGGCCATGTTGCTGGTGGGCTTCTACTTTTCGCGCAAGAACAAGAATGCCGACCAGTTCACCAAGGCCTCGGGCAGTATACCCGGCTGGGCGTTGGGTATATCCATATATGCCACCTTCCTGAGTAGCAACACCTTTTTGGGTGTGCCCGGGAAGGCCTTTGGCACCAACTGGAATGCTTTCGTGTTCAGTATATCCATGCCTTTTGCGGCCTGGTTCGCAGCTAAATATTTCGTGCCCTTTTATCGCCGCACAGGCGAGGTATCCGCTTACACCCATCTGGAACACCGGTTCGGTGCTTGGGCGCGCACTTATGCGGTAGTGTGCTTCCTGCTCACCCAACTGGCCCGGATGGGTTCCATATTTTTCGGCATCGCACTAAGTTTACAGGCCCTCACCGGTTTCAGCATGAAGCTGATCATCCTGACCATGGGTATCTGCATTATCATTTACACAGTGTTGGGCGGCATTGAGGCCGTGATCTGGACCGAGGTGGTGCAGGGGATCATCAAGACCTTCGGCGCGCTGCTGATCTTGTACATTATTATCACCAACATGCCGGGCGGTGTAAGCCGCGTGATCGATATCGGCCAGCAGGACCACAAGTTCGGTCTCGGTAGTATGATGCCTGATCTTACTACGTCATCGTTCTGGGTGGTATTATTGTACGGGTTCTTTATCAACCTCAATAATTTTGGTATGGACCAAAATTACGTGCAGCGTTATCATACCGCCGCTTCAGGTAAGCAGGCGGTCAACTCGATCTGGCTATGTGTGATCTTGTATGTACCGGTATCATTGCTGTTCTGCATCATAGGGTCGGCCCTTTATGCCTATTACCATGTACACCCCGAACTCACAGAGACCATTCGCCAGCAGGTGGCCACCGAACGCCTACCTGGGGTATCGGCCGCTGAGATAGCAAAAATGGCCGCCACCCTCAAACCTGAGGACTATGGCGATAAGATCATGCCCAACTTTATGGTGACCAAGATACCGGCCGGTTTGGTGGGACTTATCGTGTCGGCCATACTATCGGCTGCTATGAGCACCATCAGTTCGGGAATGAACGCCTCCGCTACGGTGTTCTCGGTCGACATCTACAAACGATACTTTAAGCCTGATCTGAACGAGAAGAAAACATTGGCCTTGTTGCACATGGCAACCATTGTCGTAGGCGTAGCAGGTGTTGCAGCAGGGATAGCCATGATCGGCGTCAAGAGCGTGTTGGATGTATGGTGGCAACTGTCGGGCATTTTTGCCGGTGGCATGTTGGGGCTGTTCCTGCTGGGCATCATCAGCAAGCGGACGCGTAACCATGAGGCCATCATCGCGATCGTGATCGGCATCCTGGTGATCCTATGGATGACGCTATCTCCATTATTGCCCGAACGATACGGTATGTTGCGAAATCAATTGCATCAGAATATGGTGATCGTGGTAGGCACCCTTACCATCTTTTTGGTGGGTGTGCTGATCACCCGATTTAAGCGCAGCGGCGTTGCGACCACCGTCACTAACTCATAA
- a CDS encoding family 78 glycoside hydrolase catalytic domain, with translation MKINKIIILFLLLPFVALAQDLKVGKLQCEYKSDPQGIEEASPKLSWQLQSTGHNIIQTSYRVLVASNKTLLDQNKGDVWDSKKVSSSASIQVGYAGKPLASARTYYWKVMVWDNQQHTSAWSKPAHWQMGLPSKADWKGAQWIAYDRLPDSSKITPLIHLRGPKKLGPANDVLPLLRKEFKVTKAVKRATIYISGLGHFELSINGQKTGDHFLDPGWTGYDKQALYVPFDVTDQIKQGSNAIGVMLGNGFYFIPRDARYRKLTGAYGYPKMICRLVTEYTDGTTDNVISDQSWTTAPGPITYTSIYGGEDYNANLEQPGWDKPGFNDARWKKAMVVEGVPQLDAQIAEPLKVFEQFAPKTVKELGPGVTGQATKSKDPTFKPKMMTNRVLYDFGQNLSGIVRITVKGKRGDTVRIYPAELLTKEGTIDQKGSGNPHYYDYILKGTGEETWQPRFTYYGFRYAQVENAVSSGSANPHQLPVITAIKSLHTRNASAIVGNFSCSNELFNRTFKLIDWAIKSNMASVFTDCPHREKLGWLEEAHLVGGSIRYIYDIANLSRKCINDMQVAQTPEGLVPEIAPEFTNFGGIFRDSPEWGSNSIILPWYVYQWYGDKKVLADSYPMMERYLIYLNGMAKDNILSQGLGDWFDIGPKSPGLSQNTPQGITATAIYYYDLQIIAQIARLLGKSADAVRYEKLAGEVKTSFNKSFFDASTKQYGTGSQTANAIAMYCGLLDAKDKAAVLDNIVKDIRTRNNALTAGDIGYRYLLRVLDDNGRSDVIFEMNNRSDVPGYGYQLAKGATALTESWQALPGVSNNHLMLGHLMEWFYSGLAGIKQPDDATGIGFRHIEIRPEPVGDVTFAKASYNSPYGMISSDWKKEGKKFVLDVEIPANARASVHLPANKGDKVQMNGKPVAAAWKDGKAELKVGSGRYHLVVE, from the coding sequence ATGAAGATCAATAAGATAATTATCCTCTTCCTGCTGCTCCCATTTGTTGCGCTGGCTCAAGATCTCAAGGTCGGCAAGCTGCAATGTGAGTATAAGAGCGATCCGCAGGGTATCGAGGAGGCTTCGCCTAAATTGAGCTGGCAACTGCAAAGTACGGGGCATAACATCATTCAAACCTCCTACCGGGTGTTGGTGGCATCTAACAAAACATTGCTTGATCAAAATAAGGGCGATGTATGGGATTCTAAAAAGGTCAGCTCGTCGGCTTCTATACAGGTAGGGTATGCGGGTAAACCATTGGCATCTGCCCGTACTTATTACTGGAAGGTGATGGTTTGGGATAACCAGCAACATACTTCCGCCTGGAGCAAGCCTGCGCATTGGCAAATGGGCCTGCCCAGCAAAGCCGACTGGAAAGGTGCACAATGGATAGCCTACGACCGCTTGCCCGACTCGTCCAAGATCACCCCGCTCATCCACCTGCGCGGCCCCAAAAAGCTCGGACCTGCCAATGATGTGCTGCCCCTGTTGCGTAAAGAGTTCAAGGTCACTAAGGCGGTGAAACGCGCTACGATTTATATATCTGGCCTGGGCCATTTTGAGTTGAGTATTAACGGACAAAAGACGGGAGACCATTTCCTGGACCCAGGGTGGACGGGCTATGATAAACAGGCGCTGTATGTGCCTTTTGATGTGACCGATCAGATCAAACAAGGCAGTAACGCCATTGGCGTGATGCTGGGTAATGGGTTCTATTTTATCCCACGTGATGCGCGTTATCGTAAACTCACCGGTGCTTATGGATATCCGAAGATGATATGCCGTTTGGTGACCGAGTACACTGACGGTACTACCGATAACGTGATTAGTGATCAAAGCTGGACCACCGCGCCAGGCCCCATCACGTACACCAGCATTTATGGCGGTGAGGACTATAACGCCAACCTGGAGCAACCCGGATGGGACAAGCCAGGCTTTAATGATGCCAGGTGGAAAAAGGCGATGGTCGTTGAAGGCGTACCTCAACTTGATGCGCAGATCGCTGAACCGTTGAAGGTGTTCGAGCAGTTCGCGCCAAAAACGGTCAAAGAGCTTGGCCCGGGCGTTACCGGTCAGGCCACTAAAAGCAAGGACCCCACCTTCAAGCCAAAAATGATGACGAACCGCGTGTTGTATGACTTTGGGCAGAACCTGTCGGGCATCGTGCGCATCACGGTAAAGGGCAAAAGGGGCGACACCGTCCGCATCTATCCAGCCGAGCTGCTGACCAAAGAGGGCACGATCGATCAAAAAGGTTCAGGGAATCCGCATTATTACGATTATATATTGAAAGGCACCGGCGAAGAGACCTGGCAACCACGGTTCACCTATTACGGTTTCCGTTATGCCCAGGTAGAGAATGCAGTGAGCAGTGGCAGTGCCAACCCTCATCAATTGCCCGTGATAACCGCTATCAAAAGCTTGCATACCCGTAACGCCTCGGCCATTGTGGGTAACTTCAGTTGCTCTAACGAGTTGTTCAACCGCACGTTCAAGCTGATCGACTGGGCCATTAAAAGTAACATGGCCAGCGTATTTACGGACTGCCCGCACCGCGAAAAACTGGGCTGGCTGGAAGAAGCGCACCTGGTAGGCGGATCCATCCGCTATATATATGATATTGCCAACCTGAGCCGTAAGTGCATCAATGACATGCAGGTGGCACAAACGCCCGAGGGCTTAGTGCCCGAGATCGCGCCCGAGTTCACCAATTTCGGCGGCATCTTCCGCGATTCACCCGAGTGGGGGAGCAACTCGATCATTTTGCCGTGGTACGTTTACCAATGGTATGGCGATAAAAAGGTACTGGCCGATAGTTACCCCATGATGGAGCGCTACCTGATCTACCTCAACGGTATGGCAAAAGATAACATTTTGAGCCAGGGACTGGGCGATTGGTTCGACATCGGGCCTAAGTCGCCCGGCTTATCACAGAACACGCCGCAGGGTATCACCGCCACCGCTATTTACTATTATGATCTGCAAATCATAGCGCAGATCGCGCGCCTGCTGGGCAAAAGTGCCGATGCTGTTAGATATGAAAAGCTGGCGGGCGAAGTGAAGACATCGTTCAACAAAAGTTTCTTTGACGCCAGCACCAAACAGTATGGCACCGGCAGCCAAACCGCTAACGCCATAGCCATGTATTGTGGCCTGCTAGATGCTAAGGACAAGGCCGCCGTGTTGGACAATATCGTGAAGGACATTCGCACCCGTAACAATGCCCTTACCGCCGGCGATATCGGTTATCGTTACCTGCTGCGGGTGCTGGACGACAACGGCCGCAGCGATGTGATCTTTGAGATGAACAACCGCAGCGATGTACCCGGTTACGGTTACCAGTTGGCCAAAGGCGCCACGGCACTCACCGAGTCATGGCAGGCGCTGCCGGGCGTATCCAATAACCACCTGATGCTGGGTCATTTAATGGAATGGTTCTACAGTGGGCTGGCGGGTATCAAACAACCTGACGATGCCACCGGCATAGGTTTCAGGCATATCGAGATACGGCCCGAGCCGGTAGGTGATGTGACCTTTGCGAAAGCCAGCTATAACTCGCCCTATGGCATGATCAGCAGCGATTGGAAAAAGGAAGGCAAAAAGTTCGTGCTGGACGTGGAGATACCGGCCAATGCAAGGGCATCGGTACACCTGCCTGCTAACAAAGGCGATAAAGTGCAAATGAACGGCAAGCCTGTAGCCGCGGCATGGAAAGATGGTAAGGCGGAGTTAAAAGTGGGGTCGGGCAGGTACCACTTAGTGGTAGAATAA
- a CDS encoding glycoside hydrolase family protein: MKQFLHSKIKYFTVALVVLITGSASAQTSKMDVPEKVMNQIYEQIKTPYKYGMVIAPEDNANKADCPTVFRKNGKWFMSYIIFNGRGYETWLAKSDDLLNWTTQGRILSFSSDSTDWDNSQKAGYVGLQDTKWGGSYELAKYNGKYWMSYFGGSSTGYEKGLLSISMAFTDKDPSVAHEWKRLGKPVLMSTDANVQWWDNHTMYKETVIWDKTKSLGHPFLMYYNANGDSVNKKRGAERVGLATSDDMVTWKRYPHNPLLNHNVGITGDPYFQKIGDVWVMFYFGAFWKDKGGAFNRFACSYDLVNWTEWKGDDLVRSSEDYDNMFAHKSCVVKYKGVVYHFYCAVNKADQRGIAVATSKDMGKSKVSFPAPPPPKVKKK, from the coding sequence ATGAAGCAGTTTCTACATAGCAAGATCAAATATTTCACTGTTGCTTTGGTGGTACTGATCACCGGATCGGCAAGCGCACAGACCAGTAAAATGGATGTGCCCGAAAAGGTTATGAACCAAATATACGAGCAGATCAAAACACCTTACAAGTATGGTATGGTGATCGCTCCGGAAGATAACGCCAACAAGGCCGATTGCCCTACCGTGTTCCGTAAGAACGGTAAATGGTTCATGAGCTATATCATCTTCAATGGCCGTGGTTATGAGACCTGGCTGGCCAAAAGCGACGACCTGCTCAACTGGACAACGCAGGGACGTATCCTGTCGTTCAGCAGTGACAGCACCGATTGGGATAACAGCCAAAAAGCCGGCTATGTTGGATTGCAGGATACCAAATGGGGCGGCAGCTACGAGTTGGCAAAATACAACGGCAAGTACTGGATGTCGTATTTTGGTGGTAGTAGCACGGGTTACGAGAAGGGTCTGCTGTCGATCAGTATGGCCTTTACCGATAAAGACCCATCGGTGGCTCACGAATGGAAGCGCCTGGGAAAACCGGTTCTGATGTCGACCGATGCTAACGTGCAATGGTGGGATAACCACACCATGTACAAAGAGACAGTGATCTGGGATAAGACCAAGAGCCTCGGCCACCCGTTCCTGATGTATTATAACGCCAATGGCGACAGCGTGAACAAAAAGCGCGGCGCCGAGCGCGTCGGGTTGGCCACGTCAGACGATATGGTGACCTGGAAGCGTTATCCTCATAACCCATTGCTTAACCATAATGTGGGCATCACCGGCGACCCTTATTTTCAAAAGATCGGCGATGTTTGGGTAATGTTCTATTTTGGTGCGTTCTGGAAGGATAAAGGGGGCGCGTTCAACCGTTTTGCCTGCTCATACGATCTGGTAAATTGGACCGAATGGAAAGGCGATGACCTGGTCAGGTCGAGCGAAGATTACGATAACATGTTCGCGCATAAATCATGCGTGGTCAAATATAAGGGCGTGGTGTATCACTTCTACTGTGCGGTCAACAAGGCCGATCAGCGCGGTATCGCGGTAGCCACCTCCAAAGATATGGGCAAAAGCAAAGTAAGTTTTCCTGCGCCGCCACCGCCAAAGGTCAAAAAGAAATAA
- a CDS encoding glycoside hydrolase family 2 TIM barrel-domain containing protein, with product MPFNKVILFVLLFFTLTSVHAQSPRKVGLFNSGWKFYLGDDSTAREPGYNDSQWRQLNLPHDWSIEGKFDEKNPTGQAGGGLPTGIGWYRKTFTMPLSAKDKSIFIDFDGVYCNSDVWVNGHHLGNRPNGYISFRYELSRYLNFGTGKNVIAVKVNNSAQPNTRWYSGSGIYRNVWLTTTSASHLPVWGAYVTTQVNSNNAIIRLRTKVVVNQPGLQLKAVILNKGGQVMNSIVTQVGNDDTTALVTQNVVIGKPHVWSVDDPYLYKVVYSLIAGKRVIDKYQNTFGVRTFNFDKDRGFTLNGQWMKIKGVCMHHDLGALGAAINVRAMERQLEILKAMGCNAIRTSHNPPAPEFLDLCDRMGFLVMDEAFDMWAKKKNKYDYAKDFKKWHKRDLEDQVLRDRNHPSIILWSIGNEIREQFDSTGITYTRELVNIIKQLDTTRLVTSALSEADGNKNFIYKSGALDILGFNYHPETYADFPKNYPGQKFIAAETISGYATRGYYDTPTDSTRHWPTSSKAKFTQGNAEFAVSAYDNVAAYWGSTHEETWKIIKKHDYLSGEFVWSGFDFIGEPVPYPWPARSSYYGIVDLAGFPKDVYYMYQSEWTSKPVLHLLPHWNWEAGKTVDVWAYYSQADEVELFLNGRSLGVRRKQGDDLHVVWKVPFEPGELKAVSRQEGRTVLTEVIRTAGEPARIVLEADRKIINADGKDLSFITVKVVDAAGNIVPNADDLVRFNIKGKAQLAGVDNGAQASMESFKEPQRKAFHGLCLAIVQAGRSPGMITFTATAYGLAPATITLRTKSAYR from the coding sequence ATGCCATTTAACAAAGTCATTCTTTTTGTCCTCTTATTCTTTACTCTCACCTCCGTCCACGCGCAATCACCTCGCAAGGTCGGGCTTTTCAACAGCGGTTGGAAATTCTACCTCGGTGATGACAGCACCGCACGGGAACCCGGTTACAACGATAGCCAATGGCGTCAGCTGAACCTGCCGCACGACTGGAGCATCGAAGGTAAATTTGACGAAAAGAACCCGACCGGTCAGGCCGGGGGAGGGCTACCCACAGGCATTGGCTGGTACCGTAAAACATTCACTATGCCGTTATCGGCTAAGGATAAAAGCATCTTCATCGACTTTGATGGCGTTTACTGTAATAGCGATGTTTGGGTGAACGGGCATCATTTGGGTAACCGCCCTAATGGCTATATCTCTTTCCGGTACGAGTTATCGCGGTATTTGAATTTCGGGACCGGTAAGAATGTGATCGCAGTAAAGGTGAACAACTCTGCACAGCCCAATACGCGCTGGTACAGTGGCTCCGGGATATACCGTAATGTGTGGCTAACCACCACATCGGCATCGCACCTACCGGTTTGGGGGGCTTATGTGACCACGCAGGTCAACTCTAATAACGCCATCATCAGGCTGCGTACTAAAGTGGTGGTGAACCAGCCTGGGTTACAACTGAAAGCCGTTATCCTGAACAAAGGCGGGCAGGTAATGAACTCTATCGTTACCCAGGTGGGTAATGATGATACCACCGCCCTGGTGACCCAAAATGTGGTGATCGGTAAGCCGCACGTATGGTCGGTAGATGACCCTTACCTGTACAAAGTGGTATATAGCCTGATAGCAGGCAAGCGGGTGATCGATAAATACCAGAACACCTTTGGCGTGCGCACCTTCAACTTTGATAAGGACAGAGGTTTCACCCTGAACGGGCAATGGATGAAGATCAAAGGTGTGTGTATGCACCATGATCTGGGTGCCCTGGGTGCCGCCATAAATGTGCGTGCCATGGAGCGGCAGCTGGAAATCCTGAAGGCCATGGGCTGCAACGCGATCCGTACGTCGCATAATCCGCCGGCGCCGGAGTTTTTAGATCTGTGCGATCGCATGGGCTTTTTGGTGATGGATGAGGCCTTTGATATGTGGGCCAAAAAGAAGAACAAATATGACTATGCCAAAGACTTTAAAAAGTGGCATAAGCGCGACCTGGAGGACCAGGTATTGCGCGACCGTAACCACCCTTCGATCATCTTGTGGAGCATCGGCAACGAGATACGTGAGCAATTCGATAGCACGGGCATCACCTACACCCGCGAGTTGGTCAACATCATAAAGCAATTAGATACTACCCGTTTGGTCACCTCGGCGTTAAGTGAGGCCGATGGGAACAAGAACTTCATATACAAGTCGGGCGCGTTGGATATACTGGGTTTCAATTATCACCCCGAGACCTATGCTGATTTCCCGAAAAATTACCCGGGTCAAAAGTTCATAGCGGCCGAGACCATTTCGGGCTATGCTACCCGTGGTTATTATGATACCCCAACCGACAGTACCCGCCATTGGCCCACCAGCTCTAAGGCCAAGTTCACACAGGGCAATGCCGAATTTGCGGTATCCGCTTATGATAACGTGGCCGCTTACTGGGGTTCTACCCACGAGGAGACCTGGAAGATCATCAAAAAGCACGACTACCTGTCAGGCGAGTTCGTATGGTCGGGGTTCGACTTTATTGGCGAACCCGTGCCTTATCCGTGGCCTGCACGTAGTTCTTACTATGGCATAGTGGATCTGGCAGGTTTCCCTAAGGATGTGTATTACATGTACCAAAGCGAGTGGACCAGCAAGCCGGTACTGCACCTGCTGCCTCACTGGAACTGGGAAGCAGGCAAGACGGTGGACGTTTGGGCCTACTACAGCCAGGCCGACGAGGTGGAACTGTTCCTGAACGGGCGCTCGTTAGGCGTACGCAGAAAGCAGGGTGATGACCTCCACGTGGTATGGAAGGTGCCTTTTGAGCCGGGCGAACTAAAGGCCGTTTCGCGCCAGGAGGGCCGCACGGTACTTACTGAAGTGATACGCACAGCAGGTGAACCCGCACGCATCGTACTGGAGGCCGACCGAAAGATCATCAATGCCGATGGCAAGGACCTGTCCTTCATTACGGTCAAGGTGGTGGATGCTGCAGGCAATATAGTGCCTAACGCCGATGACCTAGTGCGGTTCAACATTAAAGGCAAGGCCCAGTTGGCCGGTGTGGATAACGGCGCACAAGCCAGTATGGAATCATTTAAAGAACCGCAGCGTAAAGCATTTCACGGGTTGTGCTTGGCCATTGTGCAGGCCGGGCGTTCGCCAGGCATGATCACCTTTACTGCCACTGCCTACGGTTTGGCGCCAGCTACCATCACTTTACGCACTAAGTCGGCATACAGATAA